Proteins from one Juglans microcarpa x Juglans regia isolate MS1-56 chromosome 1S, Jm3101_v1.0, whole genome shotgun sequence genomic window:
- the LOC121247032 gene encoding LOW QUALITY PROTEIN: serine/threonine-protein phosphatase 7-like (The sequence of the model RefSeq protein was modified relative to this genomic sequence to represent the inferred CDS: inserted 1 base in 1 codon), with the protein MDREGRIKNACKKIVECINAMSFVNLDDQRVHSLVLMREIARGVVENRDRKVTKSDVTRALHTSIENIANACRDIVYKLSKMSYNGLDDQQIHSLLRVKEIAGKHAKVASVGSDSWIRESLESEEMRPSNIDVLVGGAEILMIEGSQEVEIAVRNEDGHNVVQKRPVTRAKRASDNDVQDREAQTKMSKHESLEGEAQLRNDDAENQVQGISSRPLLLQSLIWPPDDRITLGWIQNMTSILKQLSQDNTPSEFHAIMPITVVDKLIDNASSIFSKELNCVKIDCQREDSKVVVVGDLHGQFHDLLYLLENAGLPSENQFYVLNGNYVDIGAWXLEVFLLLLAWKVLMPHRVYLLRGNHESKECTLAYGFEKEVKTKFGDQGEYVYNKCLDCFKELPLASVIAGSVYTTHGGLFRSTHFAYSRRSRRKRTQRLELGSLEELSEVKRSLIDAPIEGSNIILADVLWSDPSHRQGLSKNKARGRGLWWGCDYTEAFLKMSKLKLIIRSHEGPDVRSGQCHLGDMLSGYSMDHDVGSGKLYTLFSAPDYPQFGRKMYANEGAYAVLRSPNFEIPSFHSFKAVERPKADPFVTIDDEDKKASSNHEDEIATSDDEDERYLVEQDLRPMHGETSTAAISPSQDSSPVEMTSGVDFKELGISNPPSWSVLFPDDAGGTELVQVPQVPEVEGLPLPPGIEEPHKSAYEYSFKLIAGLKHMLQTREAEINGQKRRRHG; encoded by the exons ATGGACCGTGAAGGGAGAATTAAAAATGCATGCAAGAAGATTGTGGAGTGCATAAATGCCATGTCTTTTGTAAACTTAGATGACCAACGGGTGCATTCTCTAGTGTTAATGAGAGAAATAGCACGTGGGGTTGTTGAAAATCGAGATAGAAAG GTAACAAAGAGTGATGTGACCAGGGCTTTGCACACTAGTATTGAGAATATT GCTAATGCATGCAGGGATATCGTGTATAAGTTAAGTAAGATGTCATATAACGGCTTAGATGACCAACAGATTCATTCATTATTAAGGGTGAAGGAGATTGCGGGTAAACATGCTAAAGTTGCAAGTGTTGGGAGTGATTCGTGGATTAGAGAAAGCTTGGAAAGTGAGGAAATGCGACCAAGCAACATAGATGTTCTGGTTGGAGGTGCAGAAATTCTGATGATTGAAGGGTCTCAGGAGGTGGAAATTGCGGTGAGAAATGAAGATGGTCATAATGTGGTGCAGAAAAGGCCTGTGACTAGGGCAAAACGTGCCAGCGATAATGATGTGCAAGATAGAGAGGCACAAACGAAAATGTCTAAACATGAGTCATTAGAGGGGGAAGCTCAGTTAAGAAATGATGATGCTGAAAATCAGGTGCAGGGGATTTCATCACGACCACTGCTTCTGCAGTCTCTTATCTGGCCTCCAGATGACCGCATTACCTTAGGTTGGATTCAAAATATGACATCCATCCTTAAGCAGTTATCACAGGATAACACCCCCTCCGAGTTTCATGCTATAATGCCAATCACTGTGGTGGATAAACTGATTGATAATGCTTCAAGTATCTTTTCCAAAGAATTAAACTGTGTGAAGATTGATTGTCAAAGAGAGGATTCGAAAGTTGTTGTAGTGGGTGACCTTCATGGACAGTTCCATGATTTGCTCTATCTCCTTGAAAATGCGGGTTTGCCTTCCGAGAATCAGTTTTATGTACTCAATGGTAACTATGTAGATATAGGGGCAT GTTTGGAGGTATTTTTGCTCTTATTGGCTTGGAAG GTCTTGATGCCTCATAGAGTATATTTGCTCCGTGGGAATCATGAGTCAAAAGAATGCACATTGGCATATGGTTTTGAGAAGGAGGTGAAGACCAAATTTGGTGATCAAGGTGAATATGTCTACAATAAATGTCTGGATTGCTTTAAAGAACTCCCTTTGGCTTCAGTTATAGCTGGGTCTGTTTATACCACACACGGAGGGCTTTTCCGCAGTACACACTTTGCCTATTCTCGAAGGTCTAGAAGAAAAAGGACACAGAGGCTAGAACTTGGCTCTTTGGAAGAGTTATCCGAGGTTAAGAGATCTCTAATAGATGCTCCAATTGAGGGCTCGAATATAATATTAGCTGATGTGCTATGGTCAGATCCATCACACAGACAGGGTCTGAGTAAAAATAAAGCTCGAGGACGGGGTTTATGGTGGGGTTGTGATTACACTGAGGCTTTCTTGAAAATGTCCAAGTTAAAG TTGATCATTAGATCACATGAAGGCCCTGATGTGAGGTCTGGTCAGTGTCATCTTGGTGATATGCTAAGTGGGTACAGCATGGATCATGATGTAGGTTCAGGGAAGCTATATACCCTGTTTAGTGCTCCAGATTATCCGCAG TTCGGTAGAAAGATGTATGCCAATGAAGGAGCGTATGCGGTACTTAGGTCACCTAATTTTGAGATTCCTTCCTTCCACTCATTCAAAGCTGTAGAAAGACCAAAG GCAGATCCTTTTGTCACTATTGACGATGAAGATAAGAAGGCATCATCTAATCATGAAGATGAGATAGCAACATCGGATGATGAAGATGAAAGATATTTAGTTGAACAAGATCTCAGACCAATG CATGGAGAAACCTCAACTGCTGCCATCTCTCCATCGCAAGATTCTTCTCCAGTTGAGATGACTTCTGGGGTTGACTTCAAGGAGCTGGGCATTTCTAATCCCCCTTCTTGGAGTGTTCTGTTCCCTGATGACGCGGGTGGCACCGAGCTCGTTCAAGTTCCCCAGGTTCCTGAGGTGGAAGGACTGCCGCTGCCTCCCGGCATAGAG GAGCCTCACAAATCTGCTTATGAGTACTCTTTCAAGCTTATTGCTGGCCTAAAGCATATGCTCCAGACAAGG GAAGCCGAGATTAACGGCCAAAAGAGGCGGCGACATGGCTAG